The segment ATGCatattaaaatgctttctattttaaaatcttatttttccaCTCAGAATTTCACCGTAGAGTTCCTGAGTGAGCTCTTCAAAGTGAAGGGACCTGGCCCTACGGAAGTAAAGGGTGTCGTTTCCAACTTTTGCAGGGTCAAAGCCTTCATTTTGCAAGTTGAACTTCTTCAGCTTGAAagttgctgaaaataaaatgacacaCGTCATTAGTACAAGCGTCGCTGGATGCTTATCGCTAATTGTGTTTTACACGTCATGTCAATTTTCTGAGCAATGCGCAGGAAAATAGGTTGGGCATAGGAAGGCAGCGACGAAGAAAGCGCCTTAGCCAATTCGTCTAAATTCAAACTTGAATCGGCATCAACAATGGTAGCCATGCCAGCGCGTCCGTCACTTTGAGGGAtctaatgaatgaatttattaaatggtactaaaattttgcttcattaAAGTCAATAATTACTTCCACGCCGTACACGCAAATATCTCTCAATCCAACCGCATCAGCAAGAGCATTCTCTACTTCCACGTTTGAAACGTTCTCTCCCTTCCATCGAAATGTGTCGCCAGTTCGGTCCTTAAAATAAAGATAGCCTAACTCGTCCTTCACCAAAATGTCTcctaaatcaattaaattaacgcaggtacttgaaaatattaaacaattgAATACCTGACATGAAATATTTGTCTCCCTCGGTGAAAACGTCATAAGCAACTTTTTTGTCGGACGCCGATTCATTATTCAGATAGCCATGGAACTGTCGAGAAGCGTCactattcataatttttccgaTGATCATGCCAGGTTCACCTGTCtcaaagtattaaaaatttccagacaGAGGTTGAGCCTATATAATGTACCCGGTTTGCACCTTATGCAAAAATTATCCTTGTCCCTCGTGAGCTCCCCAGTTTGTTCGTTGGCCCTCACAAGAGCTAAAGGATTAGCAAAGTCTGGTAAAATGATGGGTAAGAATCCAACCGCTCCTATTTTTCCTTCGCTGTTTACTGCGATCAATTGCAAATGTTTTTAACTTCAAGGGTCCATAAAAAGCGAGAAAACTTTCATACCTATATTGCAATTGCCTTCAGTGGCGCCGTAAAATTCCACAACCTTTTGAATGGCGAAACGGTCTAAAAACCGCTTCCAGATACCTTCTTTGAGCCCATTTCCTAGCATTTTTACCACTTTATGGTCCTTGTCAAAGGGCGTTTCAGGGGCAATAAGCAAGTAGCGGCACATCTCTCCGATGTATTGCGCAAcctaaaagattattttaaaattcagatttaattgAATGACATGAAAATCCGGCTTTTTAATACCGTGCACTTGTTTTGTGAACAATCTTCCCAGTATTTGGATGCTGAGAATTTCTCTCGAAGGACGCACGAGAGACCACGGGTAAAGGCAGAACCAAACCCGACAACCGTTCCTGCTGAGTGGTACAATGGAAGCGGAATATAAAGTCGATCTTTTGAATCAAGCTTCGCTAAGTTTATAGCCGACAAAGCCACGCAAAGATACctttaaaattcacattttcaaatatgagAAAAATGAGTGAAAATCTTTTGGAAGGTTTTACCTTGACGTTTTCATAATTGCAGCTTTTGGAAGTCCAGTGGTTCCTGAAGTGAAAATGTACAAAAGGGCATTGTCGTAGTTGGGAAATCTGAGGCTCTCAATAGGGTGTCCTTGTTCGGC is part of the Cloeon dipterum chromosome 1, ieCloDipt1.1, whole genome shotgun sequence genome and harbors:
- the LOC135934169 gene encoding long-chain fatty acid transport protein 4-like — protein: MKEDKISKLASFVASVLILIFQPLALILQFAYVTVFSLFVWKLPRVWTIIKTLPRDLGLVKVMIKVKAENRRFKKYNMSPASMLSDLANDRPDDVFILFKDQIWTYKQLDELSWKVTNCFHKRGFKQGDVVALVSTNRPEYVAIWVGLSRLGVVTALVNTSLRKKALQHSLNIVRSKAVIVSNDLVDAISEIKDAIPNACKLFSFNGADQKAQHYESFDFLNPLLNAEQGHPIESLRFPNYDNALLYIFTSGTTGLPKAAIMKTSRYLCVALSAINLAKLDSKDRLYIPLPLYHSAGTVVGFGSAFTRGLSCVLREKFSASKYWEDCSQNKCTVAQYIGEMCRYLLIAPETPFDKDHKVVKMLGNGLKEGIWKRFLDRFAIQKVVEFYGATEGNCNIVNSEGKIGAVGFLPIILPDFANPLALVRANEQTGELTRDKDNFCIRCKPGEPGMIIGKIMNSDASRQFHGYLNNESASDKKVAYDVFTEGDKYFMSGDILVKDELGYLYFKDRTGDTFRWKGENVSNVEVENALADAVGLRDICVYGVEIPQSDGRAGMATIVDADSSLNLDELAKALSSSLPSYAQPIFLRIAQKIDMTSTFKLKKFNLQNEGFDPAKVGNDTLYFRRARSLHFEELTQELYGEILSGKIRF